From Salinibacterium sp. ZJ450, one genomic window encodes:
- a CDS encoding VOC family protein — MAPTVARWRAVDEPQLVVLVGAGAVFVSGENPRSPTLRGMTIYRMDHVGVVVEDLAAAIAFFVELGLELEGEAAVEGEWVDQLLGLDGVRADIAVVRTPDGHSRVELSTFHTPVATRNAPRAPMNTPGIPRITFVVDVLDDVLDRLRTHGAALVGEVAQYGNIYRYCYVRGPDGIIIGLVEELS; from the coding sequence ATGGCGCCAACCGTAGCCCGCTGGCGCGCGGTCGACGAGCCCCAGCTCGTAGTGCTGGTCGGGGCCGGCGCGGTGTTCGTCAGTGGCGAGAATCCTCGGTCGCCTACACTGCGTGGCATGACGATCTACCGGATGGATCACGTCGGCGTTGTCGTCGAGGATCTCGCGGCTGCTATCGCGTTCTTTGTCGAACTGGGCCTGGAACTGGAGGGCGAGGCAGCAGTCGAGGGTGAATGGGTGGACCAGCTCCTTGGGCTGGACGGCGTCCGAGCGGACATCGCCGTCGTGCGGACGCCGGACGGTCACAGCCGAGTCGAGCTGTCGACGTTCCACACGCCGGTGGCCACCCGTAATGCGCCGAGGGCGCCGATGAACACCCCGGGCATCCCTCGCATCACGTTCGTCGTCGACGTCCTCGACGACGTCCTCGACCGCCTACGCACCCACGGCGCCGCACTCGTGGGCGAGGTGGCGCAGTACGGGAACATCTACCGGTATTGCTACGTCCGCGGCCCCGACGGCATCATCATCGGGCTGGTCGAGGAGCTCAGCTGA
- a CDS encoding 3-oxoacyl-[acyl-carrier-protein] synthase III C-terminal domain-containing protein: MGTATAYLTGFGRYLPGDPVDNDGIAARLGGTDPVTERIRRRILDSNGIRQRHYALDQHGEPTELNEELAVKALRAAFDDRGIDAADVRMLACATTMGDVLVPGFASMVHGRLGGGPMQLLSASGVCASSLAALDAAVSKIRLGDHARAAVVGSELPSRSLRQRRFDGIRAGMDSHFLRWMLSDGAGAVVVEFQPHPSKPSLRVDWVRQVSLAHEHDVCMRSGMDGAESTVGNTWQDVGVADAEARGMFVLRQDVRMLDELAEAGIRQFEELVDIGLVDVKHLDHVICHYSTNMFRDVAFDALRRRIPTLDTDRWFSNLETRGNTGSASIFIALEEAWRTGRFAPGETVLLAVPESGRFSFAFAHLTVVAPPVQQGAST; this comes from the coding sequence ATGGGCACTGCGACGGCGTATCTCACGGGTTTCGGCCGGTACCTTCCGGGAGATCCGGTTGACAACGATGGGATCGCCGCACGGCTCGGCGGCACCGATCCGGTCACCGAGCGCATCCGCCGCCGAATCCTCGACTCGAACGGCATCCGGCAGCGGCACTACGCGCTCGACCAGCACGGCGAGCCCACCGAGCTCAATGAGGAACTCGCCGTCAAGGCTCTCCGCGCGGCGTTCGACGATCGGGGGATCGACGCGGCCGACGTGCGAATGCTGGCGTGCGCGACCACGATGGGCGACGTGCTCGTGCCAGGCTTCGCGTCGATGGTGCACGGTCGTCTCGGCGGCGGACCGATGCAGCTGTTGTCCGCGTCGGGCGTGTGCGCATCCAGTCTTGCTGCACTCGATGCGGCCGTGAGTAAGATCCGGCTCGGCGACCATGCTCGCGCCGCGGTCGTCGGCTCGGAATTGCCGAGCCGCAGTCTGCGGCAGCGTCGTTTCGATGGCATCCGCGCCGGTATGGACTCCCACTTCCTCCGCTGGATGCTGTCCGACGGTGCTGGTGCCGTCGTCGTTGAATTCCAGCCGCACCCGAGCAAGCCATCGCTGCGCGTCGACTGGGTGCGGCAGGTCTCCCTCGCGCATGAGCATGACGTGTGCATGCGTTCCGGCATGGACGGTGCCGAGTCGACCGTCGGCAATACCTGGCAGGATGTCGGCGTCGCCGACGCCGAGGCAAGGGGCATGTTCGTGCTGCGGCAGGACGTGAGAATGCTGGACGAGCTCGCCGAGGCCGGAATTCGGCAGTTCGAGGAACTTGTTGACATCGGACTCGTCGACGTCAAACACCTCGACCACGTCATATGCCACTACAGCACGAACATGTTCCGGGATGTCGCGTTCGATGCGCTGCGCCGCCGCATCCCAACGCTTGACACCGACCGTTGGTTCTCGAACCTCGAGACCCGCGGCAACACCGGGTCAGCGAGCATCTTCATCGCCCTCGAAGAGGCCTGGCGCACGGGCCGATTCGCCCCCGGCGAGACGGTGCTGTTGGCAGTCCCCGAGTCGGGACGATTCTCGTTCGCTTTCGCCCACCTCACCGTGGTCGCCCCACCCGTTCAACAAGGAGCATCGACATGA
- a CDS encoding iron-containing redox enzyme family protein: protein MTTNTTTAPATMPTAGGESLSDRLADVWIELEERLAHVPVLSRLADGTVTIDDYRRLLFNLRQQVVDGSPWISRAASSFDIDHFELRAAAIRHAEEEHRDYLMLERDYVAIGGSLDELRSGRKNIGSEALSGYMFHYADRPNPVGLLGAMFIIEGLGAKRAWGWAARFQEVLGLADNQVHFMQYHQEADGEHTGNLEAILTSGMINDAAADEIVRCAQVVARLYALQLEELDR, encoded by the coding sequence ATGACGACCAACACGACGACCGCCCCCGCCACCATGCCGACCGCGGGCGGGGAGAGTCTTTCCGACCGGCTTGCCGACGTGTGGATCGAGCTCGAAGAGCGCCTCGCGCACGTGCCCGTGCTGAGCCGGCTCGCCGACGGCACGGTGACCATCGATGACTACAGGCGGCTGCTCTTCAACCTGCGCCAGCAGGTCGTCGATGGGTCGCCGTGGATCTCCCGGGCTGCATCAAGCTTCGACATCGACCACTTCGAGCTGCGGGCGGCGGCGATCCGCCACGCCGAGGAGGAGCACCGCGACTACCTCATGCTCGAACGCGACTATGTCGCGATCGGGGGCTCCCTCGATGAACTGCGCAGCGGCCGCAAGAACATCGGCTCCGAAGCACTCTCCGGGTACATGTTCCACTACGCGGACCGGCCGAACCCGGTCGGGCTGCTCGGCGCGATGTTCATCATCGAAGGGCTTGGCGCGAAGCGCGCCTGGGGGTGGGCCGCCAGATTCCAGGAGGTGCTCGGGCTCGCCGACAATCAGGTGCACTTCATGCAGTACCACCAAGAGGCGGACGGCGAGCACACCGGCAACCTCGAGGCGATCCTGACCTCCGGGATGATCAATGACGCGGCAGCCGACGAGATCGTCCGCTGCGCGCAGGTGGTCGCCCGGCTCTACGCGCTGCAGCTAGAAGAGCTGGACCGCTGA
- a CDS encoding SRPBCC family protein: MKIQDSINIDADRARVFEVFCDLENAAANIGAITELEVLAGPAQLNVGTRWRETRTMFGKEATEEMWVTGYEQDASYVAEAESRGTHYRSEYRFTAERSGTRVDMTFEGIPISMGARAASIIGVLFAGAAKKALHQDLVDLKRVCESR; encoded by the coding sequence ATGAAAATCCAGGACAGCATCAACATCGACGCCGACCGTGCACGGGTATTCGAGGTCTTCTGCGACCTCGAGAATGCCGCGGCCAACATCGGCGCCATCACGGAGCTCGAGGTGCTCGCCGGTCCCGCGCAGCTCAACGTGGGCACCAGATGGCGGGAAACCCGCACGATGTTCGGCAAGGAGGCGACCGAGGAGATGTGGGTCACCGGGTATGAGCAGGATGCGTCCTACGTGGCCGAGGCGGAGTCCCGCGGCACCCACTATCGCAGCGAGTACCGTTTCACAGCCGAGCGCAGTGGCACCCGCGTCGACATGACCTTCGAGGGCATTCCGATCTCAATGGGCGCCCGCGCTGCAAGCATCATCGGCGTGCTGTTCGCCGGTGCCGCGAAGAAGGCACTGCACCAGGACCTGGTCGACCTGAAGCGGGTCTGCGAATCGCGCTAG